The DNA sequence GCGAGGCCTGGATGGCGATCTCGGCGGTCTCCAGGTCGCGGATCTCCCCCACCATGATCACGTCGGGGTCCTGCCGGAGTATATGGCGGAGGCCGCTCGCGAAGGTCAGGTTGATCTTCGGCTTCACGTGGATCTGGCCGATCCCCGGTATCTGATACTCGACCGGATCCTCGATGGTGAGGATGTTCCGGTCCTCGGTGTTGATCCTGCTGAGGGCGCCGTAGAGGGTCGTGGACTTGCCGCTCCCGGTGGGGCCGGTGACGAGGATGATCCCGTACGGCAGCGCGATGAGGCGGCTGAACCGCTCGAGCTTGTCGGGGCTGAACCCCATCTCCTCGAGGCCGTAGAACATCGCGCCGCGGTCGAGGAGCCGCATCACCACGCGCTCGCCGTGCACGATCGGGATGGTGGAGACGCGCAGGTCGATCTCGCGGTCGGGCATCTTGATCTTGATCCTGCCGTCCTGGGGGAGTCGTTTCTCGGCGATATTCATGTTGGACATGATCTTCACGCGGGAGATGATCGCCGACTGGTAGCGCTTCGGGGGGCTCAGGGTGTTGTGGAGCACGCCGTCGATCCGGAAGCGTATCTTCAGCTCCTTCTCGTACGGCTCGATGTGGATATCGCTCGCCCGCGATTTGGCGGCCTGGTAGATCATCAGGTTGACGAGCTTGATGACCGGGGCCTTGTCGTCGAGGTCCATCAGGTCCTCGGCCGCCTGCTCGGAGAGGTCGAAGACCCTCTCCCCCCCCGCCTCCTTCTCGGCCCCCATGTCCTCGATGAGTTCCTCCGCGGCGCTCTCGGCGTGCATGTAGACGGTGTTGATCAGGTGGCTGATCTCGGCCGCCCTGGCGATCGCCACGTGCGTCTCGCACTCGAGGATGAGCCCGATGTCGTCGAGCGGCTGGGTGTTGAGCGGGTCGGCGGTCGCCACGACGACCGCGTCGCCCTCGCGCCGGAGCGGGACGATCTGGTGCGCCTGGGCGAAGGTGCGCGGGACGCGCCCGATGAGCTCGCGGTCGGCGCTCTCGGGGGGGAGGGATTTCAGGAACGGGAGGCCGAACTGCTCGCTCAGGGCCTGGAGGAGGTCGTCCTCCTTGATGTAGGAGAGGGCGATCAGGATGTCGCCGAGCCGCTTGTCGGAGTTCTCCTGCTTGGCGAGCCCCTCGTCGAGCTGGTCGGGGGTGAGGCAGCCGTTCTTCAGGAGTATCTGCCCGATGAGTTTCCTGCTCGTCGCCGACATCGCCCCCCCCTCCGCGGCCCGCGCACGCCGCCTAGATCCCGTACGGTCTCGCCGATTCGCCCGCGGGCGGCATCTGCTTCACCGGCTCGTCCTTCACCGACTGCATGAACATCTCCAGGAGGCGGACCGGCTGGCCGTGCGCCTCCTCGAGGAACTCGTCGCCGCGGTCGCGCGTCTTCTGCGTCACCATCGCGAGCTCGGTCGGGTTGCGCACGATGCGCGGGGTGATGAAGATCATCAGGTTGATCTTCTGCATCGAGTTCTTGCGGAACCTTGCCAGGAGCCCGGCGATCGGGATGTCGCCGAGGATCGGGACCTTCGACTCCTGCGTGGAGTAGGAGTCGCCGATCATCCCGCTGATCACCACCGTGTGGCCGTCCTTGACGTTGATCACCGTGTTGGTCTTGCGCTTGATCGTCGCCGGGGTCAGCGGTCCCTGGATGTCGGCGAGCGACACGCCGACGAGCTGCTCGATCGACTGGTCCACCTCGAGGCGGACGAACCGGTCCTTGCTGATATGCGGGATCAGCTTGATCTTCGTCCCGACGTCGCGGTAGTCGATCTGCTGGATCGTGTCGGTGCCGGTGGTGCCGGAGCCGGTGGTGAGGGTCGAGCTGAGGACCGGGATGTTGTCGACGACCTCGAGCGACACCTCCTCGTTGTCGGAGGTGAGCACCTGCGGGGCGGCGAGGACGTTGATCTCGGTGTCGGCCTCGAGGGCGCTGAGGAGCACGCCGAAGGGGCCGAAGAAGTTCTTGTCGCTGTCGGGGGAGAAGACGAACCCGTAGTTGAGCCCGCTTCCCGCGCTGATCGGGTACCCCTTCTCGAGGTCGTTGATGATCAGGTTGCGGAGCGACGGGTCGAATTCGGTGCCACCCCAGTTCTGCGTGTTGTCCCATCCCTTCTGCTGGCCGGAGGTGGGGTTCCAGTTGATCGTGCTCAGGGTCTGCGTCTGGAATTCGGCCGAGAGGGAGCGGGCCAGGTTCACCTCCGTGATGATGACCTCCACCATCACCTGGTCGCGGGGGATGTCGAGGTCCTCGACGATGCGCTGGAGGAGGTCGTAGTCCTGCGGCGAGGCGTCGATCACGATCGCGTTGATGGCGGGGAAGCTGGTCACGGTGATCGGCGGCATCCCCTCGCCGGTGCGGCTCGCGGTGAGGGAGGTGAGGACGTTCGCGATGTCGTCGGAGTTGGAGTAGGAGAGCCGTTTCACGCGAACCCGGGTCTTGCTCTCGGGGGTCTGGCGGTCGAGCTCCTCGACGAGGGCGAGTACGCGCTCGGTGTCGTCGGGGCTCGCCACGATGATCAACGCGTTGGTACGCTCGTCGGCGAAGACGCGGATCGCGTCGTCGCCTCCCGCGGGGGCGGCGGGCTGCGCCGGTCGCCGCCCCGGGCGGCGGGCGGGCGCGGGGCGCCCCGCCGCCGCGCCGCGCCCCTGGATGATGCTGAGGACCTCCTCGGCCATGATCGACGCCGCGGCGTACTGGAGCGGCACCACCGTGATGGTGGATTCGAGTCCGGGGACGTCCACCTCCTTGACGATCTTCATCAAACGGTCGATGTTCGAGGCGGAGTCCGAGACGATCAGGATGTTCCCGGGGGGGTAGGCGATCACGCTCGCGTTCTTGCCCGCCAGCGCCTGCGCGAGGCCCTTCACTTCCTCGAGCGCGGCGTACTGGAGGGGGATGAGCTGCGTCACGAACGCCTCGTCGGGGACTCGCTCCCGCAGCCCCTCCTCGGTTTCGAACTCCACCGGGCTCTTCACCGCCTCCTGCCGGGGAACGATCTTGATGATGTCGCCGACCGGAACGGCCGCGAGACCGCGGACCTCGAGGATCGATTCGAGGATCTTCGGGAGCCCCTCCACGGGGATCTTCATCGGGGACATCACGGAGACGTTGCCGCGGACCTGGTCGCTCAGGAGGAAGTTCTTGCCCATCAGATCGCTGAAGAGCTTGATCACCGTCTTGATCTCGACGTTGTCGAGGTCGAGCTGCACCAGCGCGGATTCGTCTTCCGCGCCGCCGTCCGCGAGCGGTTCCGCGGCGAGCGGGTTCGCGGCGAGCGCCGCGCACGCGGCGGCGAGAAGAAGCAGTGCCTTCATCGGTTGTCCCTCGCGGTGTCGTTCCAGGATCATCGGCGGATCGTCCGCTCCCCCGTCCCCTGCGGGATCGTCTTGAGCTCGGGGGGGTAGCTCTCCAGCGATTCGCTGGTTCCCTGGCGGTCTATGACGACGCGGTTCCTGATGATCTCGACGATCTTCGCCCCGCCCGTGTCGGGGATCACGTCGTTCTTGACGTACGTCTCCGTCTTCCGGGTCTTCTTGTTGTAGATGATCGCCCGCACGATCTTGTCGCGCGGAGAGACGGTGGTCCCCTGCAGTTGGAGCTCCATCGGCGGCAGCGGGACGGGTGTCGGGGGGATCGGGGTCGGCTCGGGCGGCCTGGCGACGACGTCCTTGTTCCTGAAGATGTCCGCCTGTTCGATCACCCCGTAGTCGCCGCGCGGACGGCGCGCCGCCGCCCCGCCTCCGCCCGGAACGGCGGCCGGCTCCTCCGCGCGCTTGGCGGGGATAGGCGCGGGCGGCGGGGAGACGAAGGCGCCCCAGCAGGCCCAGACGAGGGCGAGGGCGAGGGCGATATTCACAAAGTGGATCGGTCTCGGGGCGATCACCGCGCCCCCTCCTTCTCCAGCCGCCCCGGCAGGTCGGCCCGCTTGATCTCCCGCCCCAGCATCCGCCCCTCGGCGGCGAGGCGCGACGGGGGCCACTCGTCGATCGCCCGCGCGAGGCGCGCCGCGTCCGCGGCGAGCGCCCGCCGCCCGGCGGCGAGGTTCTCCGCCGAGGAGAGGCGTTCAGCCCTCGAGAGGAGCCGCCGCGTCTCGACGCGCCTCTTCACCCCGAGCCAGCACGCTTCGTCGCCGGCCTCGGCGCAGCGCAGCGTCTCCGCCACGACCGCCCGAAGGTCGCGGAGGAACGGCTCGACGTCCCCCCCCCGGGCGAAGGTGCCGCCCATCTCCTCGACCGCGAGTCCCGCGTCGCGACGGGCGGCTCCGGGGCCGAACGCGAAGCGGAGGACCGCGATGCAGACGAGACAGGCCGCCGCCGCGCCGGCAAGGAGACGGGGGCTGAAGAAGCGGCCTGCCCGATCCGGGGACGCCGCCGATCCCCGGGACGCCTCCGCCGCCTCGCGGACGCCCGCCCACACCCGCGCGCCCGGTTCCGCGCGCGGAAGGGCCCGGAGCGCCGCGCAGAGTTCCTCGGCCTTGCCGGCGGCCCGTCTGCAGCGCGGACACCCAGCCGTGTGGCGGCGAACCTCCTCCGCCTCGCCCTCCGCAAGCTCGCCGAGCGCGCAGGACAGCAGTATATCAAAATCGAGCGGACAGTTCATATCCGCATCCCCTCTCGCGGCGCGAGTCGCGCCCGTATCAGTGGAACTCGGCGAGTCTGTCGCGCAGCGCCCGCACGCCGGCGTGGAGGCGGGACTGCACGGTGCCCATGGGGATGCCGAGCACCCCCGCGATCTCCGCGTACGGCATCGACTCGAGGAAACGGAGCGCGACGACCTCCCGCTGCTCGTGGGGGAGCGCGGCAACCTCCGCGACGAGCCGGTCGCGGAACTCGCGGCCCGCGGCATCCGCCCGCGGAGAGGCCGTGCGGGCAACCGGCTCCGCCGCCCCGAAGACGCCCTCCGCCCGGAAACCGAGCCGTCTCCGCCGCCCCGCTTTCCTGATCTCGTCGCGGCAGAGGTTCGCCGTGATCGCGTAGGCCCAGGCCGAGAAACGTTTCCCCGGGTCGAAGTCGCCCGCGTGCCGGTGTATCCTGATGAACGCCTCCTGGAGCACGTCTTCCGCCAGGGCGCGGTCCCCCACGGCGTACAGCGCGTAGGTCATCAGGCGAGTCCGGTACCGGTCGTACAGCTCCCGCAGGGCGCCGACGTTTCCCGCCGCCGTGTCCGCGAGCAGTCCCTCGTCAGTTCTGTCCATTGGATGGTACGTGTGAGGCCGGGATTTGTTCGCCGCGGCCCGCCCGGCGGGCCTCGAGCGCGGCGAGTTTCCTCCGCGCGCTTCCGTGGGAGGGGTCGATCAGGAGCGCCTCCTCCAGGAGCAGGATCGCCCCGTCGACGTCGCCGCCCCGCTCGCGGAGCAGGGCGAGGTTGAAGCGGGCGGCGAACGAATCCGGGGAGAGGAGGCGCGCCTGCCCGTACGCGGCGGCCGCCCCCGCTTCGTCCCCCTCCCGCTCGCACAGCACGCCGAGGTTGGACTGGTAGTCGGCGGAGCGTGGATCGATCCTCGCCGCCTCCTCCAGCTCGCGCCGGGCGGCTGCGGCGTCCCCCGACGAGAGGAGGGCGAGACCGAGCGCCTCGCGGGCGCAGGCGTTTAGGGGGGCGATCCGGAGCGCCACACGGGCCTCCCGGACCGCCCCGGCGAAATCGCCGCGGAGGCGGAAGATCTCCGAGAGGTTGATGCGGGGCTCGGCGTAGGTGCGGCTCATCGCGGCCGCCACGCGGAACTCCCCCTCCGCCGCGGCGAGGTCGCCGTCCTGCGCCGCCATCACCCCGAGGAAGGTATGCGCCTCGGGGAGGCGCGGGCGTCGGGCGAGGGCGTCGCGGAAGAGGCCGCGCGCGCGATCCCTCTCCCCGACCCTGAAGAGGAACTCGCCGAGGCGGAGCTCGGCGAGGGGGAACGGGCCGCGGGACGGGATTCCCGGGAGCGGGCAGGAGGAGGGATCGATGCGCGGGAAACGCGGCAGCGCGCCGTGCGGCAGGAAGACGACGCTGCGGTCGTCCGCGTAGACCGGCCGCCAGCGCGGACTGCGCCAGAGCGCGGGGAGGAGCGCCTTGACGTCGCGGGAGGTGTGCGTGAAGAGGAGCGCCTCGACGCCGTACTCGTCCGCGAGCGCGTCGAGGGAGCGAAGATCGCCCATCGCGTCGAGGTAGCGCCTGAGGAGCGACTCCCCGTAGACGAGGTTCCGGCCGTCGATGAAGATGGCGCGCCGCGGATGTTGGACGCTCGCGACGTAGCTCCCGATCTCGTAGTTGCAGAAGAGGTTGCCGCCCGCCCCGGCGGCGTCGAGGAACGCCAGCGCCTCGTCAGGGTAGGCGATCTCGGATTTCCCGAGGCCGAACCGCTTCAGGCTGCGCTGGCGGAAGTAGAGGCCCCCGGTCACCGCGTCGCGGGAGAGGGCGACGAGCGCCGCCGCGAGGGCCGCGGTCCACACGCCGGCGAGGAGAAACGAGAGGCGGGGGGCGCGTCGCCGGAGTCGGGTCCACAGGCAGCCGAGGTTGTAGGCGAGCCCGGGGGCGACGAGGACGGCGAAGAGGGGGAGGTGGCGCCTCGATTTCAGGGAGAGCGCCGCGAAGAGGACCGCGATCGCGAGGTGCGCCGGACGGATCCGGAACGCGTTGAGGAGGAAGGCGGCCGCCGTGGCGGCGGCGGCGATCTTGAAGAAGAAAAACGAGGAGGGGGAGGGGAACGCCGCCGACGGCGGCGTCCATGGGATGACGGTTTCGCCGAAGAGCGGCGTGCCGACCTGGCGCCACGGCTGGACGAGGACCGCGGGGCCGTACGGAGTCGCGAAACAGGCGAGGAGGCATGCCGCGAACAGCGCGGCGTGCCGCCGCCGTTCCCCGCGGGGGGCGAGCCGCCCGTCGGCCCAGTAGAGGAGGACGAGCAGGGGGCCGAGGGGGAAGGAGGGGTGCATGTTGACCCAGAGCGCCTGGAGGGGGACGAGGATCCACGGCGTTGTGCCATGCCGGTCGAGGGAGGCGACGAAGACCGCCGCGAGGAGGAGGGCGAACAGCTGCGGCTTCATTAGGAAGCCGTCCTGGGCGACGAGGAGGGCGAGGGCGAGCACCCCGCACACGAGCGGGGGAGGGGCGTCGCGGCGGCAGGCGCGGTAGAGGCCGGCGAAGATGCTCGTGACGAGCGCGAGGCGGAGGAGGCAGAGGCCCGCCGCGCCGCCCGCCCGCCAGGCGATCCAGAGGGCGGCCTGCGCGAGCCAGTGCACGTCCACCCACGGGCGTCCCGCGGCGCTGTAGGAGAAGCTGTCGAAACGCGGGAGTTCGAAGAGGCGGCAGATCCGCTCCCCGACGCGCAGGTAGAGCCACAGATCGGTGTCGATGAGCCGAAAGCAGCCGAGGGCGGCGACGGCGGCGAAGAGGAGGGCGACGGGAACGGAGGCGACGAGCCGCTTCATTAGACAATAATTGTAGCACAGGGCAGCGGCCCGATGCAGCGCGGTCACCTGGCGATCAGGGCCGCGAGCCGGCGGCGGCCGGAGCCGTCCGGCGGGAGGGCGGCGATGCCGAGGGCGTCGCCGGCGTCGTCGAGGGCGGACGCGTCGGCGCGGAACGCGGGTTCGACGGGGGAGCCGTCCGCGGGCAGGAAGGAGAACGGCGCGGCGTAGAAGAGCATCTCGAGGCGGCCCCGCGCGCCGCGCGCCAGCGCCGCGATCTCGCGCCGCCCCCCGAGCCCCTCCAGCACGGCGAACCCCTCGACGCGCGCGCAATCGGGCGCCGTCCACGAACGCAGGAAGGACAGGACGAACCCGCCGCCGGGGCGCCGGGCGGGCAGGAGATGGGCGACGGAGATCAGCTGGTCGCCGGTGCGTTGCTTCTCGAAGACCGCGAAGGCGTCATCGAACCCCTCCCCGGCCGGGCCCAGCGGGGCGAACGCGACGACCTCATCGGCCCCGTCGAGCGGAAAGAGGCGCATCGTGATGCCGTCCGCGTCCCCGGATTCCGGGGGTATCGCGCCGAGCGCGAGCGCCGCGCCCTGTTCAGTCGAGACGATCGCGGCGAGGCGCGGCCCCTCGCCCGGCCGCGCGGGCGGGAGGGCCGACACCGCCCGCACCCTGCCCGGGTTGAGGCCGCCGGCGTGGATCGGGATTTCGCGCGCGCCTGTTCCGTCGGCGGCGGGGAGGCGGAGGGCGAAGACGCCGCCGGCCGCGAAGACGACGCCGGGGAGGGCCCCGGGGAACGGGCAGGGGGCCGCGAAGATCTCCCCGGCGCGGAGCGGGGGACTTCCGCCGAGGGGGCGGAGCGCCCCGCCGCGGAGGTCGAGGGAGAAGGTCTGGATGGAGAGGGCGGCCTGCGGAAGGATCCGCGGATAGGCGGCGCGGAGCCCCTCGAGTTCGTCGTCGGAGAGGAACGTCTTGTCGCGCTCGTCGAGGCCGATGTACTCGTACATCGTTCGCCCGGGGGTCGAAACGTCGTCGAGGCCGAGGAAGTGCCCGATCTCGTGCGTCGCCGCGTTTCGGATGTCGAGCGTCCCCGGCGTGCCGTCCGCGGACCAGCGGTAGTCGCGGGCGTTCAGGAGGATCTCGGCTTTGACGATGGCGCCATCCTCGCGGCGGTAGTGGAGACGCGTCTTGGCGATGGTGAGGCGGTCATACGGCCAGTCATCCCGCAGCCAGATCACCATGCCCGCGGCGGCGGCATCGGCATCAGGCGCGATGCCGGCGAAGCGAAACCGCACGTCCGCCGTGCCGACGCCTTCCCAGGCCGCAAAGGCGTCCTGGATCGCCCCGACCGCGCCTTCGTCGGGGATCTCGTTGCCGCCGGGGCACACGATGGCGTAGGGGATCGGATCAGGCGAACGCTCCCAGCGCAGCGGGGTTCCGTCGGGCGCCCGGCGGAACTCGTAGCCGGGCGACGGCGCGGCGGCGCACACGGCCGCCGCCGCCCATGCGGCAACGATGCCGCCCCGCCCTGTCGCCTTCCAGCCCATTTGGGGTCAGGTCCTTATTTATTATTTTAGCACGTTGAATCCTGGATGAAAATTCGATCGCAGATACGTGGTACACTAATAAATAAGGGCCTGACCCCGCCGGGGGGCGGATCAGTCGACGATGCCGCGGGCCCGGAGTTCGGCGGTGGCCTTGTCCACGAGGTCGATCGCGACGGCCTGTTCGCTCCAGCGGATCAGCTCCTCCATCCCCTCGCGGAACGAGACCCTCGCCCTGAAGCCGAGCGTTTCTTGTATCTTCGCCGTGTCGGCGATGCAGTGGCGGACATCGCCCTTCCTGAACTTCTTCGTGATCTGCGGCGTGATCTTCTTCCCGCAGATCTCGGCGATCGTCTCGGCGATCTCCAGGATCGTGGTGACCTTTCCCGAGGCGACGTTGAACATCCGGTAGTCGGCCTTCGGGTTCTCCAGGGCGAGCATGTTGGCGCGGACGATGTCGTGCACCGAGATGAAATCCCTCGACTGGAGCCCGTCCTCGAAGACGATTGGGGGCTTGTCGTTCTTGATGCGGCTCATGAAGATCGCCGCGACCCCGGTGTACGGGTTCGAGAGGGACTGGCGCGGGCCGTAGACGTTGAAGTAGCGCAACGCGACGGTCGGGATGTCGTAGGTGCGCCCGATGTTGAGGCACATATCCTCCTGCACCATCTTGGTGATGGCGTAGATCGAGTTGACCAGCCGCTCGTCGGTCTCCCGGATCGGCACCGGCGTGAGCGCCCCGCCGCAGCCGGGGCAGCGGCACTCCCACTCCTCCCGCCGGAACTGCTCCTCGGTCCTGAGCGGCGGCCGGACCCTCCCGCATCGTGCGCAGGAGTAGACCCCCTCCCCGTAGCTGCTCATCGAGGCGGCGACGATGAGCTTCTTCACCCGGTGCGGCCGGTTGGCGAGGATGTCGAGGAGGTTCCCCGTGCCGCTGAGGTTCACGTCGACGTAGTATTTGATCGCGTACTGCGACTGGCCGACCCCCACGGCGGCGGCGTGGTGCGAGACGGCGTCCATCCCCTCGACGGCCTTGTGCAGGGCGTCGTAGTCGCGGACGTCGCCTTTGACGAACTCGGCCTTCGGGTTCAGGTGCGCGGGCGGCTTCCCCCCCGGGTGCACCTGCGGGTCGAGGTTGTCGAAGATCCGCACCGTGTGCCCGTCGGCGATCATCCGATCCGTCAAGAAGCTCCCGATAAACCCGGCGCCGCCGGTGACAAGTATTCTCATCTCTCCTTCTCCGTTGTCCGTGGGTTCAGGTCCTTATTTAGTATATTAACCGCGTATCCGGCCTGGTCTTTGACCGGTTTCACGCCTGTTAAAATAAGAAATAAGGACCTGACCCCACATGCGATGCTCACGGTTTGCCGCCCAGCTCCATCTTCCGCACCCGGTAGAGCGCGTCCTCGATCAGCCGGCGGTTCGAGGAGATGATGTCGGCGACGAGGCCGATGAGCAGGACCTGGAACCCGACGATGGTGAAGATGGCGGCGAAGATCAGCGACTGGAGGTGCCCCTGGCCGCTCCCGGTGAGGTAGAAGAAGAGGAAGCGAAGGGCGAGGAGCGCCCCGGCCCCGAGGCCGATGGTGCCGATGAAGATGAAGACCTTGAACGCCTCGTACATCGTGTAGATGCGCACCATCGTGCTCAGCGAGCGCTTCACGTACTCCCCCATCGACGAGAAGAGCCGCGACTCGCGCGCCTCCCGGTTCGTCCGCACCGGCACGTGGGCGATGGCAAGGTTCTTCTTTCCCCCCTGGATGATCGACTCGAGGGTGTAGGTGAACTGCGAGACGATGTTGATCCTGAGCGCCGCCTCGCGGTTGTAGGCGCGGAAGCCGCTCGTGCAGTCGGGGATCTCGGTGCCGGAGATCCGCCGGACCGCCCAGCTTCCCCAGCGCTGGAGGAACCGCTTCAGCGGGGAGAAGCGGGGGAACTCGTCGATCCGCCGGTCGCCGACCACCATGTCGGCCTCCCCGTCCAGGATCGGCTTGATGAGGGCCGGGATGTCAGCGCCGCAGTACTGGTTGTCCGCGTCCGTGTTGACGATGATGTCCGCGCCGGCCTTGAGCGCGGCGTCGAGGCCCGCCATGAACGCCTGGGCGAGCCCCTTGTGCCCCCGGAAACGGACCAGGTGCCGCACGCCCGCCTCGCGGGCGACCTCCGCGGTCCGGTCGGTGGAGCCGTCGTCGACGATGAGGATCTCGACCTCGTCGACGCCGGGAACGCCGCGGGGGATATCGCGAATCGTCGAGGCGAGGAACGGCTCCTCGTTGTAGCACGGGATCTGCACGACAAGTTTCATCGGAAAGATACTACCCGTTTTCGTGTGAATGTTCAACGCCGGGGATGAAGAGGAGGGAGGCCATCCCCGGCAGCGTGAGCAGGCAGACGAGGACGAAGAAGGCGGGGTAGCCGAGCCGCTCCTGCAGGAAGCCGCTCGCCGCGCCCGGGAGCATCATCCCGAGCGCCATCAGGCCGGTGGAGATGGCGTAGTGCGCGGTCTTGAACGGCTCGCGCGCGGCGTACATCAGGAAGACGGTGAAACCGGTGAAGCCGAGGCCGTAGCCGAACTGCTCCAGCGCCACGAGCCCGAAGACCCGGGGGAGGGACGGCCTCGCCGCGGCGAGGTAAACGTAGCCGAGGTCGGGGAGATTGAGGGCGAGCGCCATCGGCCAGATGCAGCGCCGGAAGCTGAATCGGGCGATCAGCAGGCCCCCCAGCACGCCCCCGGCGAGGAGGCTGCAGGTCCCCGCCGTTCCGTAGATGAGGCCGTACTGTTCCGTGGAAAGACCGAGGCCGCCGCGCGCGGGCGCGTCGAGGAGGAACGGTCCCGTCATCTTGACGAGCATCGCCTCCCCGAGCCGGTACAGGAGGATGAAGGCGAGCACCGCCGCGACGCGCGGCTGGGCGAGGTACGAGCGGAAGACGGCGATGAACGCCCCGGCGTCGCCGGGCGCCCCGCGTCTGTCCGCCGCGGGGCGGGGGAGGTACCAGGCGTGGAAGACGGCGAGGGCGACGAACAGGGCGCCCGCCGCGGCGAGGGCGGCGATCCATCCGAGGGACACGGTCCCCGTCATCCGCTCGATGCGCCCGGCGAACACGACGAGGCCGCCCGAGGCGAAGAGCATCGCGATCCGGTAGGCGGTGCTGCGGACCCCCGCGAAGAACGCCTGTTCCCTCCGGGCGAGGCCGAGCATGTAGAACCCATCCACGGCGATGTCGTGCGTGGCGGAGGCGAAGGCGATCAGGGCGAAGACGGCGATGGAGAGGGCGAAGAAGAACGGCGACCGCAGGGCGAGCGCCGCGCCGCAGAAGCCGGCGGCGAGGAGGAGCTGCGTGCCGACGATCCACCTCCGCTTGGTGAGGCGCGTGTCCACGAGCGGCGCCCAGAGCATCTTGACGACCCACGGGAGGTAGAGGAGGCTGGTCGCCAAGGCGTTGAGGCGGTTCGGGATCCCCATCGTCTTGTAGAGGGCGATCGAGACGGTATTGACGACGACATACGGGACCCCCTCGGCGAAGTACGCCGTCGGGACCCAGACCCAGGGCGAACGCCGCGGGGCGGATGGAACGGGATCCATGGCGCGGACACTATAGCATAGTCGCCCCCCTTCCCCGTTCGTTCTTGAAACAGGTGGGGGCAGGCCGTATACTTGCGCCGCGCGGCGGGGGTCCGCCCGGGGGAGGCGGGGAGATGGGCGACGGCGGCGTGTCGGTGATCATTCCCGTGAAGAACGCGGCCCGTTACCTGGACGCGCAGCTCGGCCGCGTCTTCTCCCAGGAGGGTGCGCCGGTCCCCGAGGTGCTCCTGATCGACTCGGGTTCCGCCGACGACACCCTCTCCGTGGCCGCGCGATACCCGGTCAGGGTCGTCTCGATACGGCCGGAGGAGTTCAACCACGGCGAGACCAGGAACCTCGGCGCCCGGGAGTCGCGCGGAAGGTTCCTCGTCTACCTGACGCAGGACGCCCTGCCGGCCGACGCCGCGTGGCTCGCCGGCCTGCTCTCGCCGCTGCGCAAAGACCCGGCGGTCGCGGGCTCGTTCAGCCGGCACGTCCCGCACCCCGGCTGTTCGCTCCCGCTCAGGCGCCAGCTCGAGGAGGGGTGGCCCCAGGGGGGCGGGCTCGAGCGGATCGTCAAACGCGTCGGTTCCCCGGAGGAGCTCGAGCGCCGGAAGCCGCACTACGTCTACTTCGCCAACACGAGCTCCTGCCTGCGGCGGGAGGTCTGGGAGCGGTTCCCGTTCCGGCACGTCGAGTTCGGGGAGGACGTCGACTGGGCGGAGCGGGTGCTCCTGGCCGGCTACGCGCTCGTCTACGAGCCGTCCTCGGCCGTGATCCACAGCCACGACTACCCGCTCCGCGAGCAGCTCCGGCAGCATTACGACTACGGGCGTTTCGTCCGGCAGGCGCGCCTCGCCCCGAGGATCGCGGCGGGGCAATCGCTCAAGACCGCCCTCGTGGCGGTGAGGGACGATCTCCGCTACGCCCGGCGGAAGAGGCTGCCGGCGCCCCGGCTCCTCTACAGCGTTCCGTACCACGCCGCCTGCGTGCTCGGGCGCTGGCTCGGGGAGCACTCGGATTCGCTCCCCGCCCGCCTGCGCGGGGCGCTGTCGCGCCAGCGTACGCTGCAGCGGCGGTAGCCGCCGCGGGGGGGACGGGAGGCCGGCGGAACGGGGGCCCGCCAACGCGATGAAGATACTGTTCGTGGTCAACGGCTACCCGCCGACCGCCGTGGCGGG is a window from the Chlamydiota bacterium genome containing:
- a CDS encoding glycosyltransferase family 2 protein, with protein sequence MKLVVQIPCYNEEPFLASTIRDIPRGVPGVDEVEILIVDDGSTDRTAEVAREAGVRHLVRFRGHKGLAQAFMAGLDAALKAGADIIVNTDADNQYCGADIPALIKPILDGEADMVVGDRRIDEFPRFSPLKRFLQRWGSWAVRRISGTEIPDCTSGFRAYNREAALRINIVSQFTYTLESIIQGGKKNLAIAHVPVRTNREARESRLFSSMGEYVKRSLSTMVRIYTMYEAFKVFIFIGTIGLGAGALLALRFLFFYLTGSGQGHLQSLIFAAIFTIVGFQVLLIGLVADIISSNRRLIEDALYRVRKMELGGKP
- a CDS encoding AmpG family muropeptide MFS transporter; this encodes MDPVPSAPRRSPWVWVPTAYFAEGVPYVVVNTVSIALYKTMGIPNRLNALATSLLYLPWVVKMLWAPLVDTRLTKRRWIVGTQLLLAAGFCGAALALRSPFFFALSIAVFALIAFASATHDIAVDGFYMLGLARREQAFFAGVRSTAYRIAMLFASGGLVVFAGRIERMTGTVSLGWIAALAAAGALFVALAVFHAWYLPRPAADRRGAPGDAGAFIAVFRSYLAQPRVAAVLAFILLYRLGEAMLVKMTGPFLLDAPARGGLGLSTEQYGLIYGTAGTCSLLAGGVLGGLLIARFSFRRCIWPMALALNLPDLGYVYLAAARPSLPRVFGLVALEQFGYGLGFTGFTVFLMYAAREPFKTAHYAISTGLMALGMMLPGAASGFLQERLGYPAFFVLVCLLTLPGMASLLFIPGVEHSHENG
- a CDS encoding glycosyltransferase; the protein is MGDGGVSVIIPVKNAARYLDAQLGRVFSQEGAPVPEVLLIDSGSADDTLSVAARYPVRVVSIRPEEFNHGETRNLGARESRGRFLVYLTQDALPADAAWLAGLLSPLRKDPAVAGSFSRHVPHPGCSLPLRRQLEEGWPQGGGLERIVKRVGSPEELERRKPHYVYFANTSSCLRREVWERFPFRHVEFGEDVDWAERVLLAGYALVYEPSSAVIHSHDYPLREQLRQHYDYGRFVRQARLAPRIAAGQSLKTALVAVRDDLRYARRKRLPAPRLLYSVPYHAACVLGRWLGEHSDSLPARLRGALSRQRTLQRR
- a CDS encoding NAD-dependent epimerase/dehydratase family protein, yielding MRILVTGGAGFIGSFLTDRMIADGHTVRIFDNLDPQVHPGGKPPAHLNPKAEFVKGDVRDYDALHKAVEGMDAVSHHAAAVGVGQSQYAIKYYVDVNLSGTGNLLDILANRPHRVKKLIVAASMSSYGEGVYSCARCGRVRPPLRTEEQFRREEWECRCPGCGGALTPVPIRETDERLVNSIYAITKMVQEDMCLNIGRTYDIPTVALRYFNVYGPRQSLSNPYTGVAAIFMSRIKNDKPPIVFEDGLQSRDFISVHDIVRANMLALENPKADYRMFNVASGKVTTILEIAETIAEICGKKITPQITKKFRKGDVRHCIADTAKIQETLGFRARVSFREGMEELIRWSEQAVAIDLVDKATAELRARGIVD